A segment of the Leclercia adecarboxylata genome:
GGAAGCGGACATGCCGCTGGCCTCCCTCTCCGGCGGCTGGCTGCGTAAGGCCGCGCTGGGCCGGGCGCTGGTCAGCGGGCCGAAAGTGCTGCTGCTCGATGAACCGACTAACCACCTGGATATCGAAACCATCGACTGGCTGGAAGGGTTCCTGAAAACCTTCGGCGGCACCATTATCTTTATCTCCCATGACCGTTCGTTTATTCGCAATATGGCAACCCGCATCGTCGATCTCGACCGCGGCAAGCTGGTGACCTATCCGGGCGACTACGACACCTATCTGCTGGAAAAAGAGGAAAACCTGCGGGTAGAAGAGCTGCAAAATGCCGAGTTCGACCGCAAGCTGGCCCAGGAAGAGGTGTGGATCCGTCAGGGGATTAAAGCTCGTCGTACCCGTAACGAAGGCCGCGTCCGCGCTTTAAAAGCGATGCGCCGTGAGCGCAGCGAGCGCCGGGAAGTGATGGGCAGCGCCAGAATGCAGGTGGAAGAGGCGAGCCGCTCCGGCAAAATCGTCTTTGAGATGGAGAACGTCAACTACCAGGTGGACGGCAAAGTGCTGGTGAGAGACTTCTCCGCCCAGGTCCAGCGTGGGGATAAAATCGCCCTGATCGGCCCGAACGGCTGCGGCAAAACCACGCTGCTGAAGCTGATGCTGGATCAACTGAAGGCCGACAGCGGCCGCATCCACTGCGGGACCAAGCTGGAAGTGGCCTACTTCGACCAGCACCGTGCCGAGCTGGATCCGGACAAAACGGTGATGGATAACCTCGCAGAAGGTAAGCAGGAAGTGATGGTGAACGGGAAACCGCGCCATGTGCTGGGCTACCTGCAGGACTTCCTGTTCCATCCAAAACGGGCGATGACGCCGGTTCGTGCCCTCTCCGGCGGGGAGCGTAACCGCCTGCTGCTGGCGCGTTTGTTCCTGAAACCCAGCAACCTGCTGATCCTCGATGAACCGACGAACGATCTTGATGTCGAAACGCTGGAACTTCTTGAAGAACTGATTGATAGTTATCAGGGAACGGTCATGTTGGTCAGCCACGATCGTCAGTTCGTGGACAACACCGTTACCGAGTGCTGGATCTTCGAAGGCCAGGGGCGTATCGGGCGCTATGTGGGCGGTTACCACGATGCCCGTGGGCAGCAGGCGCAGTCGCTGGCGACGAAACAGTCAAAAGTGAAGAGTGAAGCAGAAGTTGCTGTCACCAAAGCAGAAACGGCCAAACGTAGCAGTAACAAACTAAGCTATAACCTGCAGCGCGAACTGGAAGGCTTGCCGCAGCGTCTGGAAGAGCTCGAAGCCAGTCTGGAAGGTTTGCAGGCTCAGGTGGCCGACGCGTCATTCTTTAGCCAGCCGCATGACCATACGCAAAAAGTCCTGGCCGATATGGCACAGGCTGAGCAGGCGCTGGAAGAGGCATTCGAACGCTGGGAATATCTTGAGGCTCTGAAAAACGGCGCATAAGTGAAACATGGAGCCAGTATGTGTGAACATCACCATGCCGATCGGCATATTTTATGCTCCCAGTGCGATATGCTCGTGGCGCTTCCCGCGCTCGAGCATGGACATAAAGCGGCATGCCCGCGATGCGGGACAACGCTGACAACGAAGTGGGACGCGCCCCGGCAGCGTCCCACTGCTTATGCTATTGCTGCGCTGTTCATGCTGTTTCTCTCCAACCTGTTTCCCTTTATCTATATGAAAGTGGGCGGTATCACCAGCGAAGTGCATTTGCTGGAGATACCTGGCGTAATGTTCTCGGAAGATTACGCCAGTCTGGGCACCTTCTTTATGCTTTTCGTCCAGATCGTGCCGGCGTTTTGCCTGGTGGTAATCTTGCTGCTCGTGAACCGCGTGCAGATGCCCATGGCATTGAAAATCAGGCTGGCGCGGATCCTGTTTCAGTTAAAAAGCTGGGGGATGGCAGAGATCTTCCTTGCCGGGATCCTGGTGAGCTTTGTCAAACTGATGGCCTACGGTGACGTGGGCGTTGGCAGCAGCTTTATTCCCTGGTGTCTTTATTGCGTCCTGCAGCTGCGGGCATTTCAGTGTGTGGACCGCCGCTGGGCATGGGACGATATCGCCCCAGCGCCTGCGCTGCCGCAGGCATTGAAGGTCGGCGTGCCGGGGATTCACCAGAATCTGCGCCTGTGCTCCTGCTGTACGGCAATCCTCCCTGCCGACCAGGAGATCTGTCCGCGTTGCGAAACGAAAGGGCACGTGCGGCGTAAAAACAGTCTTCAATGGACGATGGCGCTGCTCGTCACCTCGATCATGCTCTATCTCCCCGCCAACATCCTGCCGATTATGATCACCAATCTGCTGGGCGATGAAATGCCCTCGACCATTATGGCCGGGGTAATTCTGCTCTGGGGGGAGGGATCCTATCCGGTGGCGCTGGTGATTTTTATCGCCAGTATCATGGTACCTACGCTCAAAATGATCGCCATTGCCTGGCTCTGTTGGGATGCCAAAGGACACGGCAAGCGTGATAGCGAGCGGATGCATTTGATTTATGAAGTGGTCGAGTTTGTCGGACGCTGGTCAATGATTGACGTGTTTGTGATTGCCGTTCTTTCTGCACTGGTGCGGATAGGCGGGCTTATGAGTATTTACCCCGCAATAGGGGCGCTGATGTTTGCATTGGTCGTGATTATGACCATGTTTGCGGCCATGACCTTCGATCCGCGTTTATCGTGGGATCGTGAGCCAGAGTCGAGCCATGAGGATGAAGAAAAGCATGGAAAATAAGAGTGGAGAGGCGAAAGTGCAGAAGGTCAAAAACTGGTCGCCGGTGTGGATTTTCCCCATCGTGACCGCGCTGATCGGTGCCTGGATCCTGTTTTATCATTACAGCCATCAGGGCCCGGTCGTGACGCTAATCACCACCAACGCCGAGGGGATTGAGGGCGGTAAAACGACCATCAAGAGCCGCAGCGTGGATGTGGGGGTGGTTGAGAGTGCAACCCTGACCGACGACCTGACGCACGTAGAAATCACAGCCCGCCTCAACGCCGGCATGGAGAAGCTGCTGCATGGCGACTCGGTGTTCTGGGTGGTGAAACCGCAGGTGGGCCGCGAAGGCATCAGCGGCCTGGGAACCCTGTTGTCCGGGGCCTATATCGAACTGCAGCCGGGGAAAAAGGGATCTCAACCGGGGCAGTATCAGCTGCTGGACTCTCCACCGCTGGCGCCGCCGGATGCGAAGGGGATCCGCGTGACCCTCGACAGTAAAAAAGCCGGCCAGCTGAGCCCGGGCGATCCGGTGCTGTTCCGCGGTTATCGTGTTGGCTCCGTTGAAACCAGCACCTTTGACACGCAAAAACGCACCATCAGTTACCAGCTGTTTATCAATGCGCCGAACGATCGTCTGGTCACCGGCAACGTCCGTTTCTGGAAAGACAGCGGTATCGCCGTGGATTTAACCTCGGCGGGGATGCGCGTCGAGATGGGATCACTCTCCACGCTGTTCGGCGGTGGCGTTAGCTTTGACGTGCCGGAAGGGATGGATCAGGGCCAGCCGGTGGCGCAAAAGACCGCGTTCAGACTGTATGACGACCAGAAGAGCATTCAGGATTCGCTCTATACCGACCATATCGATTACCTGATGTTCTTCAAGGACTCTGTGCGCGGCCTGCAGCCAGGAGCGCCGGTGGAGTTCCGCGGCATCCGTCTTGGTACCGTCGGCAAAGTGCCGTTCTTTGCGCCGGGCATGCGTCAGGTGCTGGATGACGATTACCGTATTCCGGTGCTGATCCGCATTGAGCCGGAGCGTCTGATTAATCAGGTGGGCGACACGCCTGATATCGCTCAGCATATCGACGGGTTGATGAAGCGTGGCCTGCGCGGCTCGCTCAAAACCGGTAACCTGGTGACCGGGGCGCTGTACGTGGATATGGACTTCTTCCCGAAAGAGCCGCCGGTTAAAGAGATCCGCGAGTTTTCGGGCTATAAAATCATCCCGACCGTAAGCAGTGGTCTGGCGCAGATCCAACAGCGTCTGATGGAGACCCTGGATAAGATCAACAATCTGCCGCTCAATCCGATGATCCAACAGGCCACCAACACGCTCAGTGAGAGCCAGGCGACGATGCGCCGTCTGCAGACTACCCTGGATAACCTCAACAAGCTGACCGCCAGCCAGTCGATGCAGCAGCTGCCTCAGGACATGCAGAAAACGCTGCGCGAGCTGAACCGCAGTATGCAGGGCTTCCAGCCGGGCTCAGCGGCGTACAACAAGATGGTGGCAGATATGCAGCGCCTCGATCAGGTTCTGCGTGAACTGCAGCCGGTGCTGAAGACGCTGAACACGAAGAGCAACGCGCTGGTATTCGAAGCGAAAGACAAAAAGGACCCTGAGCCGAAGGGGGCTAAATAATGAAAAAATGGCTAACGATCGCCACAGTGGCGC
Coding sequences within it:
- a CDS encoding ABC transporter ATP-binding protein, whose product is MSLISMHGAWLSFSDAPLLDNAELHIEDNERVCLVGRNGAGKSTLMKILNREQGLDDGRIVYEQDLVVARLQQDPPRNVQGSVYDFVAEGIAEQAEYLKGYHEISHLVMTDPSTKNLNEMARLQELLDHHGLWQLENRINEVLAQLGLEADMPLASLSGGWLRKAALGRALVSGPKVLLLDEPTNHLDIETIDWLEGFLKTFGGTIIFISHDRSFIRNMATRIVDLDRGKLVTYPGDYDTYLLEKEENLRVEELQNAEFDRKLAQEEVWIRQGIKARRTRNEGRVRALKAMRRERSERREVMGSARMQVEEASRSGKIVFEMENVNYQVDGKVLVRDFSAQVQRGDKIALIGPNGCGKTTLLKLMLDQLKADSGRIHCGTKLEVAYFDQHRAELDPDKTVMDNLAEGKQEVMVNGKPRHVLGYLQDFLFHPKRAMTPVRALSGGERNRLLLARLFLKPSNLLILDEPTNDLDVETLELLEELIDSYQGTVMLVSHDRQFVDNTVTECWIFEGQGRIGRYVGGYHDARGQQAQSLATKQSKVKSEAEVAVTKAETAKRSSNKLSYNLQRELEGLPQRLEELEASLEGLQAQVADASFFSQPHDHTQKVLADMAQAEQALEEAFERWEYLEALKNGA
- the pqiA gene encoding membrane integrity-associated transporter subunit PqiA, which encodes MCEHHHADRHILCSQCDMLVALPALEHGHKAACPRCGTTLTTKWDAPRQRPTAYAIAALFMLFLSNLFPFIYMKVGGITSEVHLLEIPGVMFSEDYASLGTFFMLFVQIVPAFCLVVILLLVNRVQMPMALKIRLARILFQLKSWGMAEIFLAGILVSFVKLMAYGDVGVGSSFIPWCLYCVLQLRAFQCVDRRWAWDDIAPAPALPQALKVGVPGIHQNLRLCSCCTAILPADQEICPRCETKGHVRRKNSLQWTMALLVTSIMLYLPANILPIMITNLLGDEMPSTIMAGVILLWGEGSYPVALVIFIASIMVPTLKMIAIAWLCWDAKGHGKRDSERMHLIYEVVEFVGRWSMIDVFVIAVLSALVRIGGLMSIYPAIGALMFALVVIMTMFAAMTFDPRLSWDREPESSHEDEEKHGK
- the pqiB gene encoding intermembrane transport protein PqiB; amino-acid sequence: MENKSGEAKVQKVKNWSPVWIFPIVTALIGAWILFYHYSHQGPVVTLITTNAEGIEGGKTTIKSRSVDVGVVESATLTDDLTHVEITARLNAGMEKLLHGDSVFWVVKPQVGREGISGLGTLLSGAYIELQPGKKGSQPGQYQLLDSPPLAPPDAKGIRVTLDSKKAGQLSPGDPVLFRGYRVGSVETSTFDTQKRTISYQLFINAPNDRLVTGNVRFWKDSGIAVDLTSAGMRVEMGSLSTLFGGGVSFDVPEGMDQGQPVAQKTAFRLYDDQKSIQDSLYTDHIDYLMFFKDSVRGLQPGAPVEFRGIRLGTVGKVPFFAPGMRQVLDDDYRIPVLIRIEPERLINQVGDTPDIAQHIDGLMKRGLRGSLKTGNLVTGALYVDMDFFPKEPPVKEIREFSGYKIIPTVSSGLAQIQQRLMETLDKINNLPLNPMIQQATNTLSESQATMRRLQTTLDNLNKLTASQSMQQLPQDMQKTLRELNRSMQGFQPGSAAYNKMVADMQRLDQVLRELQPVLKTLNTKSNALVFEAKDKKDPEPKGAK